The DNA segment AAATGAAAACAGTTACAGCATGAGACGTTAAAGTTATTCACCTAGTTTATGTAATCGAACTTACGATCAATGACTATTAGACTAAAAAACCATTCCCCACTTCATTCTACTTATGATTTATCTAAATACTTAATTAATCCGAAACTTTTGACAAAGGGATGTAAATGATATGTAGTTCTATAAGACTATAACAACTTAGTTATTTGAACATTGTCCCCCGCATACCACTTCGACCATACAATGATACTACCACATTCTCTTTCACTTGTAAATAcaataaaaggaaaaaagaagaatGGAAGTAAAAAGGAAGAGAAAGGTCAAAAGAAGAAACATTTAAGATAAAAAAGGTCACAGAGCCCTAGAGAATGATAATATTGTTGTGTGGGGACACATTGACCTCTTTGCCCTTTCTCCATGTTGGGTGCAAGCTGTTTTCCTTTTCCCATTATTTACCATTTCATTTTCAAACAAACCAATACAACACAAGTAACTTGACCATTTTCTTCAGTAAAAGCATCGCTTTTAACTCCCAcctattaataaatattaacaagATTAGAAGCTGATGAAGAATAGATTCACACATCTTTTTGATGGGAAGGAGGGAAAGAATGATTTAATCGAGAAGAATGCTTGcctgtatatataaaaacatacagAAAATTACAAACAATGTAACTTCACTTCTGttagtattatttttgtttcagaaAAAGATAATTTATGGCAAGTCATTATATGGTTCACGAGATGCGTATGGTACAATGATATTGATAGCTTACCTTAAAGAGCAGAAGACCAATagaagagacaaaaaaaaaaaaaaaaaaaaaagacagaaacACATATTCTCCAcaacaatttaattattttaaaattttatatagaagACAATAACCATAGACTTTTTTGGTCTCCCATTTTGAAAATCTCCCGCTTTCCACATACGTACATGACACATGAATTCATTCTCGCATTTCATTAATATTATTGTATcatcttactttttttttttgaactacttATATCATCTTACTCAATAGTTAATGCACATGGGTGTAAATAGTTGGCACCtttcacaaatatatatatttttgaattagagGACGTACGTAACTTTTgtataaaacaatattaaaacgTTTATGTACATAGTATTACATAAACGATAGGAGTTGATATGTTTTTGATGACGAGTGGCCGAGAGTTAAGAAACGACATACTAAagcaaatttgtttttttttttaaatctagaCAATGAAAtgaattggaaaaaaaaaagagaaggagaaaaTTCGTGTCACACGTGAATAAAGTTGGTAAATAATACTCGTTTTTATTGAAAAAgttcaaagaaaaaataaatttggaaaagaaaaagtgaaaagtgaaaagaagtagagaagagttTTCGTATTCTGTATAAGCAATTCGTTTGATCATATATAAGAATTTACCTTTACATGGTTAATATGtttggggttagttttttttttggttagttgATACGCGCCTCGTGCACGTAGAGCAGGTTTCAATTTGAGAAGACATTTAGCAAGAAAATCTAAAGCAATTATTGTTTTGCGTTTTCTTTTCTTGTCATCTGGTGTTATATTACCTTCCAAAGAAAACATACAATTATTGTGTTGCTTctttcaaattctttttttttttttcttctcatttttaaaattattattatttcatgtATGGAAGCGATTATATTCAAAGACTGACCCAAAAAGCAAAACTTGCCTCTTCTCAACAAGTCAAAGCCTAAAACGCTAAATCCTTCATTTTCAATCATAAACACAACAATCGCATTCCATGATAAACATTCATATTAAAGATTTTGACATCTcatttatataatttgtattataTGCGCCTTTTGGACTAAAAATTGGTATATCAGATGTTCTAAAATATTCCTTATGTTCCTAAAAGATCAATATTctagttttttatatattttaataaaatacattaaatttgcataattttttgtgtttatcttctttctacaattttaaactaataaaaaattaattaatgcaattaagatttttgaagtttgcaattagttaataaaatatgcattgaaaatgtaaaaattgaattttttaaaaacaaaatttttctgaaaaatatGTATCTTTAAAGAATTATTTGTTACTGATTAATTGAAAACACATTTAATATTAACAACACCGTAGATTAAGCTTTACGCAAAATACTATTATTTCTATTCTCTTTCATTACATCCCATGCAGTCAAATGTCATGAATACCCTTCACACACGCCACCGCAAAGTAAGGGCATTCTCGACATTTCGTACATGCAACGTTCCACTTAATACAAAGATTgttctaaaatttaaaagacttctaataataattataaacggAAAACCCGTAAGAACAGAACACTGAGCTCGAATCACGGACTGGCTACTACGATTGCCCATGGAAGATGCAAAACTGGTTTCTCCTTCTGCGTCTCTTGATCCCCTCTCATCTTCTTCAACGGAGGCTGTTGCTGCTGCGGAGACGAAGATGGTGGATTGTTAGAACTCGCTGACCACGAATCATTTGAGCTTTCGTCGCTATTAAAAGGGTTTGAATCGATCACGCAGCTTGGAGATTCGCCGCTCTTTCGTTTCCGGCGAGATTGGGTTTCGATTTGTAAGCCCATTGGTAACTCGAGGATGAGGTCGTAGCAAGATTTCACCTTTTCCTGCGAATGCGCGAAAGGTGTTCGTGAAAATGCCTAAGTGAAATAaaacagagttttttttttaagaagttTACCTTGGTTATGTTAAGCACACCGAGGAGCTTTGTTTGGTATGAAAGAGGGTCAAAGGGCTCAACTTGCTCGATAATTCTCATCATGGTGGCTGCAGCAACAACTGATGGGAGGTAGCCGACAAATCTTGAATCTGACAAAAGCACACAAGAATGTAAGATTACTTCAGAAGCTGATAAAACGAAATGGGTTTGTAGTTTTTGTCGTTTACGAACCGGAGATTACAGAGAGGATGAGACGGTGGCAGCTGTTGAGGAAATCCCAGTGCGCATTGTTCTTAAGTCCCAGTCTCCTGATGATGTGGTCTAGAAACGAAAGTGGAGTAACGAGATGCATCTTCCACTGGAGAGTAGACAGTATCAGCAGCTCCATTCTCTGTATGGTTTTTGCCTCAAACACATACTTTGTCTCCTCCACCTACAGAACCCCAGAAAACAGAGAAATTGAGTAACATGAGGACAAAAGAAGGAAACTTTAAGGGAGATGATGTCAAGTGTCATCATTTACTTGAAAGTCTAGAAGAAGAGGGACATGGGTTTCTTCCACTTTAGCAGCAAGAGAGAGACAAGCAACAGAAACGAGCTGAAGCATCCAGGGTTTGTCTCTCTGTAAGCTGTAGCTACAGATGAACTTGTCGAGATATGTTATAGCTAAAACAGCTGCCAGAGTAGAGAACCCATAATGAGAGTTGACTCTAAGAATCCAACCCACGGCTTCTTTTCGATCCGTGGCGAGATAAACATCGTCTACACAGCCGAGTCCTTGCTCTTCTTCTTTGGAGAAGAGTGTGACCAGATCTTCGTCTTCCCAGAACAAATCTTGCTGCAGAATAGCCAATGGAGAAGAAGTAGAAGCAGAAGAAAAGGAAGAGTTCTCTTCAACtgcttctacttcttcttcttcgtcgtcttcCCATTTCTCTTCTTCGCAGTAGAGAGCATCGAGAAGAAACGAAGTGTTATGTTCTTCTCTACTTTCTTCCTCCTTTGGTATCGCCATTGTAGGATTAGACTCAAGaatgagaagaaagaaagatcttCTCTTTCTATATAGTTGGTTTGGCTCTTTTAGTTTATTGGTGTTGGCTCAGGGCATTACACAGAAGAAGATAAGGTAGAGAGACTCATCTTACTATCTCCGTCTATCACCACTCTATGGAGGCGTGCAGGGATTAGCTTGTAGCAGGGAGCTAGCTACAAAAGAgaggctagagagagagagagagagagaggagaaaagCTGGGGAAGTGGGAAGGAGAGTGAAAAGAAGGAGATTGATTTATGAAGAGAAGGGCGAGTTGGTTTTCACGTTTGTCTTTTTTCACTCGCGCAATCTTTTATTTTCTGAGTATTAAATGTGTCGtttcttttttctattttcatattttatgaatattttctttttctgtgTGTTTCCACTTTACCTACTTTTACTCAGTGGAGTAGAGATCGAGAAACCAAAGTGCAGTAAAATCTGTCGGCAACTTAACTAAATCCCTACAACCTTTTTTGCCGATTGTCAACAACGTATAAAGATAGACATAGACCAAATCAATTAGTATACTAGTGCGATGATTAGCTGCCGTGAACAAAAGCCAACTCCAG comes from the Brassica rapa cultivar Chiifu-401-42 chromosome A01, CAAS_Brap_v3.01, whole genome shotgun sequence genome and includes:
- the LOC103841511 gene encoding cyclin-D3-1 encodes the protein MAIPKEEESREEHNTSFLLDALYCEEEKWEDDEEEEVEAVEENSSFSSASTSSPLAILQQDLFWEDEDLVTLFSKEEEQGLGCVDDVYLATDRKEAVGWILRVNSHYGFSTLAAVLAITYLDKFICSYSLQRDKPWMLQLVSVACLSLAAKVEETHVPLLLDFQVEETKYVFEAKTIQRMELLILSTLQWKMHLVTPLSFLDHIIRRLGLKNNAHWDFLNSCHRLILSVISDSRFVGYLPSVVAAATMMRIIEQVEPFDPLSYQTKLLGVLNITKEKVKSCYDLILELPMGLQIETQSRRKRKSGESPSCVIDSNPFNSDESSNDSWSASSNNPPSSSPQQQQPPLKKMRGDQETQKEKPVLHLPWAIVVASP